In Nomia melanderi isolate GNS246 chromosome 4, iyNomMela1, whole genome shotgun sequence, the following are encoded in one genomic region:
- the LOC116435144 gene encoding lipid scramblase CLPTM1L: MQWPSFNLILTEIFLAYIIYSIYKLSLLFVASSCEEGRPCLTSYLNEKPCLQLQIYSSVNIYPNDKQLNFVYSTDDFNYTHPTSFPVTLNVPRRTRNNGTLFLHIVVAPSSKRYSKSIIDMQKDPYTSYTAIQMTEYIIPEAEAFNLLGDKVINEQRKIDSFMHPVTHIKSITSFRIMTDNVQLSAHAIPLELVHHLKLIQGRKFLPIVKNDFVQSRYSDLVRITPKNDTVNITLQYSPISLGKLRLLLQIEPTMENLKNLGFSDKDVDKVKGIFVDTNIYILGGTFFITAIHLLFDFLAFKNDVSYWRKKDNLVGLSKWTVVRTGFCQTVIFLYLLDEGSSLLVLVPVGIGSIIEIWKLRKVFKLRRNASSDNVAEAKTREFDAESTRYLSYLLYPLVIGGAIYSLLYQPHRSWYSWSINSLANGVYAFGFLLMLPQLFVNYKLKSVSHLPWRTFMYKAFNTFIDDVFAFIIVTPTAHRIACFRDDAVFLIYLYQRWLYPVDKSRPGDGTIGEESADFGRLDKKKN, translated from the exons ATGCAGTGGCCGTCATTTAACCTTATTTTAACGGAAATATTTTTAGCTTATATCATATATTCAATTTACAAGTTGTCGCTGTTATTCGTGGCATCATCCTGTGAAGAAGGACGTCCGTGTTTGACATCGTATTTGAACGAGAAACCATGTCTGCAGTTGCAAATTTACAGTTCCGTGAACATATATCCAAATGATAAGCAACTTAATTTCGTTTACAGCACTGACGATTTTAATTATACACATCCAACTTCTTT TCCAGTGACATTAAATGTACCAAGAAGAACAAGAAACAATGGCACATTGTTTCTTCATATTGTTGTTGCACCCAGTTCTAAAAGATATAGCAAAAGTATTATCGATATGCAAAAG gaTCCATATACATCCTATACTGCTATTCAGATGACAGAATACATAATACCTGAAGCAGAGGCATTTAATTTATTAGGAGACAAAGTTATAAATGAGCAGAGAAAAATAGATAGTTTTATGCATCCTGTAACACATATAAAGAGTATAACATCGTTCAGGATAATGACTGATAATGTGCAGCTTTCTGCACATGCTATACCCTTGGAACTTGTGCATCATTTAAA ACTTATACAGGGCAGGAAGTTTTTACCTATTGTTAAAAACGACTTTGTACAAAGCAGATATAGCGATTTAGTGAGAATTACACCTAAGAATGATACGGTTAATATTACATTGCAATATTCTCCAATATCTCTTGGGAAATTAAGACTGTTGTTACAAATTGAACCCACTATGGAGAACTTAAAGAATCTCGGGTTTTCTGACAAAGATGTAGATAAAGTAAAAGGAATTTTTGTAGATACTAACATATATATTTTGGGAGGAACTTTCTTCATTACAGCAATTCAT TTGCTGTTTGATTTTCTTGCTTTTAAAAATGACGTCAGTTATTGGAGGAAAAAGGATAATCTTGTTGGCCTAAGTAAATGGACTGTGGTGAGAACAGGATTTTGTCAGACTGTCATATTCCTCTATTTACTAGATGAAGGTTCCTCATTGCTTGTTCTTGTACCTGTTGGAATAGGATCTATTATTGAG ATATGGAAATTACGGAAAGTATTTAAACTTAGACGTAACGCGAGCAGTGATAACGTAGCTGAAGCGAAAACAAGAGAATTTGATGCGGAAAGTACGCGATACTTAAGTTACTTGTTATATCCTCTTGTTATTGGTGGTGCAATTTATTCTTTGCTTTATCAGCCACACAGAAG TTGGTACTCGTGGAGTATAAATTCGTTGGCGAACGGCGTTTATGCGTTCGGATTTCTACTAATGCTTCCTCAACTGTTCGTGAATTATAAGTTGAAATCTGTGTCGCACCTTCCATGGAGGACTTTTATGTATAAAGCATTTAATACATTCATCGACGACGTGTTTGCATTCATAATCGTTACACCTACAGCTCATAGAATAGCTTGTTTCCGTGACGATGCAGTCTTTCTTATTTACCTGTATCAAAGATG GTTGTATCCCGTTGATAAATCTCGTCCAGGCGACGGAACAATTGGCGAAGAATCTGCGGACTTCGGGAGattagataaaaagaaaaattaa
- the LOC116435146 gene encoding translocon-associated protein subunit gamma, protein MSGKSKAFTKEEELLLQDFSRNVSTKSSALFYGNAFTVSAIPIWLFWRIHLIDIYANLISFVLVTLASTYALALAYKNTKFILKHKIAVKRQDAVTKEMSRKLAEDKKMSKKEKDERILWKKNEVADYEATTFSIFYNNALFLALVIVSSFYILKTFTPAVNYIFSVGATSALLALLSTGSQ, encoded by the exons ATGTCAGGAAAATCAAAGGCATTTACCAAAGAAGAAGAACTGCTTCTTCAAGACTTCTCGAGAAATGTATCGACAAAATCATCAGCTCTTTTCTATGGCAATGCTTTCACCGTTTCAGCTATTCCCATCT GGCTCTTCTGGAGGATCCATCTAATTGATATTTATGCCAACTTAATCTCCTTTGTTTTAGTTACGTTAGCCAGTACATATGCACTCGCTCTTGCATATAAAAATACCAAATTTATTCTTAAACATAAG ATTGCAGTTAAAAGACAAGATGCGGTGACTAAGGAGATGAGCAGAAAATTGGCTGAAGATAAAAAAATGagcaaaaaggaaaaagatgaaag AATTCTGTGGAAGAAGAATGAAGTTGCAGATTATGAAGCCACTACCTTCTCCATCTTCTACAATAATGCTTTATTCCTGGCACTTGTAATTGTATCTTCGttttacattttgaaaacatttactCCAGCTGTTAACTACATATTCTCTGTCGGCGCGACGAGCGCATTGCTAGCGCTACTATCAACCGGTAGTCAATAA
- the TpnCI gene encoding troponin C type I isoform X1, producing MVCSIDDIADELPPEQIAVLRKAFDSFDREKSGSIPTDMVADILRLMGQPFNKKILDELIEEVDADKSGRLEFEEFVTLAAKFIVEEDAEALEKELREAFRLYDKEGNGYIPTTCLREILRELDDQLTDEELDIMIEEIDSDGSGTVDFDEFMEMMTGE from the exons ATGGTATGTTCTATTGATGATATC GCCGACGAACTTCCCCCCGAACAAATTGCGG TTCTCCGCAAAGCGTTCGACAGCTTCGACAGAGAAAAGAGCGGAAGCATACCCACCGACATGGTGGCTGACATCCTCAGACTGATGGGGCAACCCTTCAACAAGAAGATCCTCGATGAGCTGATCGAGGAAGTCGACGCTGACA AATCCGGACGCCTCGAATTCGAGGAATTCGTCACGCTGGCTGCGAAGTTCATAGTTGAAGAGGACGCTGAGGCCCTTGAGAAGGAACTTCGGGAAGCTTTCAGGCTCTACGACAAAGAAG GAAACGGCTACATCCCGACTACGTGTTTGCGTGAGATCTTGAGGGAACTCGACGACCAGCTGACGGACGAGGAACTTGATATCATGATCGAGGAAATCGACTCGGATGGATCCGGCACCGTAGATTTCGAtg AATTCATGGAGATGATGACTGGAGAATAA
- the TpnCI gene encoding troponin C type I isoform X2, protein MADELPPEQIAVLRKAFDSFDREKSGSIPTDMVADILRLMGQPFNKKILDELIEEVDADKSGRLEFEEFVTLAAKFIVEEDAEALEKELREAFRLYDKEGNGYIPTTCLREILRELDDQLTDEELDIMIEEIDSDGSGTVDFDEFMEMMTGE, encoded by the exons ATG GCCGACGAACTTCCCCCCGAACAAATTGCGG TTCTCCGCAAAGCGTTCGACAGCTTCGACAGAGAAAAGAGCGGAAGCATACCCACCGACATGGTGGCTGACATCCTCAGACTGATGGGGCAACCCTTCAACAAGAAGATCCTCGATGAGCTGATCGAGGAAGTCGACGCTGACA AATCCGGACGCCTCGAATTCGAGGAATTCGTCACGCTGGCTGCGAAGTTCATAGTTGAAGAGGACGCTGAGGCCCTTGAGAAGGAACTTCGGGAAGCTTTCAGGCTCTACGACAAAGAAG GAAACGGCTACATCCCGACTACGTGTTTGCGTGAGATCTTGAGGGAACTCGACGACCAGCTGACGGACGAGGAACTTGATATCATGATCGAGGAAATCGACTCGGATGGATCCGGCACCGTAGATTTCGAtg AATTCATGGAGATGATGACTGGAGAATAA
- the LOC116435142 gene encoding NCK-interacting protein with SH3 domain isoform X1: MGDNSMRLENYEMLKALYDFKATFAKTLSFQEGDCFILYQTNTKQRNWWQVVNRNGLIGYIPSNYVTTIKVPSQTLIEFLEDCIENVKAETKEQTGSLYVEKQDLLLKLIEKKRQAEFNKKTKKQAPMPPDFGNNTPSKEICSPLYNAKEGDVNTAPSNTSYMTAQTTLHTNANDDKEEAPVVPQCQQRRQSIPRQSSSETQKIQAEVRKSPSHGSNRQTPTSSPMKNKASACDINSHTAYQLLDQVRRNTQLSYEMSKVAVTVVVTGLQQLLPKNVSHYFDALLHQLETPFTVSQMSIEETYDANRLKVIFTELTSCKEDSQQRNWMLYEDESVIVDYIKELTSILTNADANVSRYILQQDQYNGVNVLIQYYQMEPRWTIRQLLLQSFGVMCSLDSVILTIMLNSVLPMELARDMRSNPRNVTKLNYSSLLLTMIFSMGEPMPVTHLEQLGPDFIAFILDLIENPPDMDLEDQISDLFVNLILSYNLQFTNSENIVLNALKEKSLAKIFTEKNLLLFNREEDPVRIFDHEPPPPHSVLKLFIDLFSNDVTAGLFYTNDVKVLIDIILRQLYDMFPGDKRRQYLELCRRVLRNSSYDEHKYRSEDLLKCFTRILCEETEESQEDQQLVREISNEFPHLFKM, translated from the exons ATGGGTGACAATTCCATGAGGTTAG AGAATTATGAAATGCTTAAGGCTCTCTACGATTTCAAGGCCACGTTCGCCAAGACTCTGAGTTTTCAGGAGGGCGATTGTTTTATTCTATATCAGACTAATACCAAGCAAAGAAATTGGTGGCAGGTGGTCAACAGAAATGGACTTATTGGATACATACCTTCGAATTACGTCACCACTATAAAG GTACCTTCTCAaacgttaattgaatttttggagGATTGCATTGAAAATGTAAAGGCAGAGACCAAAGAACAAACTGGATCCTTGTATGTGGAAAAACAGGATCTCCTTTTGAAGTTAATTGAGAAGAAACGACAGGCAGAGTTTAATAAAAAGACTAAGAAACAAGCCCCAATGCCTCCCGATTTTGGGAACAATACACCTAGCAAGGAAATATGTTCACCTCTTTATAATGCCAAAGAGGGAGATGTTAATACGGCACCTAGTAACACATCTTATATGACAGCACAAACAACATTGCACACTAATGCTAATGATGATAAAGAGGAAGCACCTGTTGTTCCACAATGTCAGCAGAGGAGACAGTCTATACCAAGACAATCCTCTTCTGAGACTCAGAAAATTCAGGCTGAAGTACGAAAGAGTCCTTCTCATGGTAGTAACAGGCAGACTCCAACCAGTTCACCTATGAAGAATAAAGCTTCAGCATGTGATATTAATTCTCATACAGCTTATCAGTTACTTGATCAAGTTCGAAGAAATACTCAATTAAGCTATGAAATGTCCAAGGTAGCAGTTACCGTAGTGGTCACTGGTCTTCAACAATTATTACCGAAAAATGTGAGCCACTATTTTGATGCACTGCTGCATCAGTTGGAGACACCATTCACAGTGTCACAAATGAGTATAGAGGAGACATATGATGCTAATagattgaaagtaatttttacaGAGCTTACTTCTTGTAAAGAAGATTCACAACAGAGAAATTGGATGCTATATGAAGATGAATCTGTTATTGTTGACTATATCAAAGAACTTACATCCATATTG acAAATGCGGATGCAAACGTGTCTAGGTATATTTTACAGCAGGATCAATATAACGGCGTTAATGTATTGATACAATATTATCAAATGGAACCCAGATGGACAATTAGACAATTGCTGCTACAGTCATTCGGAGTAATGTGTAGTCTGGACTCTGTGATCTTAACCATAATGTTGAATAGCGTACTACCAATGGAGCTAGCAAG GGATATGAGAAGTAATCCTAGAAATGtgacaaaattaaattattcttcattATTACTTACTATGATTTTTTCAATGGGTGAACCCATGCCAGTTACGCATTTGG AGCAATTAGGCCCAGACTTCATAGCCTTTATTCTGGACTTAATAGAAAATCCTCCAGACATGGATTTAGAAGATCAGATTTCAGACCTGTTTGTGAATTTGATATTGTCCTACAATTTACAATTCACAAATTCAGAGAACATTGTTCTGAATGCGTTAAAGGAGAAATCATTGGCGAAAATATTTACTGAGAAAAATTTGCTCCTTTTCAATAGAGAAG AGGATCCAGTGAGAATATTCGACCATGAGCCGCCTCCTCCGCATTCTGTACTGAAATTGTTCATTGATCTTTTCAGTAATGATGTGACAGCAGGTCTCTTTTATACCAATGATGTCAAAgttttaattgatattatattacgGCAACTGTATGATATGTTTCCTGGGGATAAG CGTAGGCAGTACTTAGAATTATGTAGACGAGTACTTCGCAACTCCAGCTACGACGAACACAAATATCGCTCCGAGGACCTACTAAAATGTTTTACAAg GATACTGTGCGAGGAAACTGAAGAGAGCCAAGAAGACCAACAATTGGTACGCGAGATCAGCAATGAATTTCCACATTTGTTCAAAATGTGA
- the LOC116435142 gene encoding NCK-interacting protein with SH3 domain isoform X2 encodes MLKALYDFKATFAKTLSFQEGDCFILYQTNTKQRNWWQVVNRNGLIGYIPSNYVTTIKVPSQTLIEFLEDCIENVKAETKEQTGSLYVEKQDLLLKLIEKKRQAEFNKKTKKQAPMPPDFGNNTPSKEICSPLYNAKEGDVNTAPSNTSYMTAQTTLHTNANDDKEEAPVVPQCQQRRQSIPRQSSSETQKIQAEVRKSPSHGSNRQTPTSSPMKNKASACDINSHTAYQLLDQVRRNTQLSYEMSKVAVTVVVTGLQQLLPKNVSHYFDALLHQLETPFTVSQMSIEETYDANRLKVIFTELTSCKEDSQQRNWMLYEDESVIVDYIKELTSILTNADANVSRYILQQDQYNGVNVLIQYYQMEPRWTIRQLLLQSFGVMCSLDSVILTIMLNSVLPMELARDMRSNPRNVTKLNYSSLLLTMIFSMGEPMPVTHLEQLGPDFIAFILDLIENPPDMDLEDQISDLFVNLILSYNLQFTNSENIVLNALKEKSLAKIFTEKNLLLFNREEDPVRIFDHEPPPPHSVLKLFIDLFSNDVTAGLFYTNDVKVLIDIILRQLYDMFPGDKRRQYLELCRRVLRNSSYDEHKYRSEDLLKCFTRILCEETEESQEDQQLVREISNEFPHLFKM; translated from the exons ATGCTTAAGGCTCTCTACGATTTCAAGGCCACGTTCGCCAAGACTCTGAGTTTTCAGGAGGGCGATTGTTTTATTCTATATCAGACTAATACCAAGCAAAGAAATTGGTGGCAGGTGGTCAACAGAAATGGACTTATTGGATACATACCTTCGAATTACGTCACCACTATAAAG GTACCTTCTCAaacgttaattgaatttttggagGATTGCATTGAAAATGTAAAGGCAGAGACCAAAGAACAAACTGGATCCTTGTATGTGGAAAAACAGGATCTCCTTTTGAAGTTAATTGAGAAGAAACGACAGGCAGAGTTTAATAAAAAGACTAAGAAACAAGCCCCAATGCCTCCCGATTTTGGGAACAATACACCTAGCAAGGAAATATGTTCACCTCTTTATAATGCCAAAGAGGGAGATGTTAATACGGCACCTAGTAACACATCTTATATGACAGCACAAACAACATTGCACACTAATGCTAATGATGATAAAGAGGAAGCACCTGTTGTTCCACAATGTCAGCAGAGGAGACAGTCTATACCAAGACAATCCTCTTCTGAGACTCAGAAAATTCAGGCTGAAGTACGAAAGAGTCCTTCTCATGGTAGTAACAGGCAGACTCCAACCAGTTCACCTATGAAGAATAAAGCTTCAGCATGTGATATTAATTCTCATACAGCTTATCAGTTACTTGATCAAGTTCGAAGAAATACTCAATTAAGCTATGAAATGTCCAAGGTAGCAGTTACCGTAGTGGTCACTGGTCTTCAACAATTATTACCGAAAAATGTGAGCCACTATTTTGATGCACTGCTGCATCAGTTGGAGACACCATTCACAGTGTCACAAATGAGTATAGAGGAGACATATGATGCTAATagattgaaagtaatttttacaGAGCTTACTTCTTGTAAAGAAGATTCACAACAGAGAAATTGGATGCTATATGAAGATGAATCTGTTATTGTTGACTATATCAAAGAACTTACATCCATATTG acAAATGCGGATGCAAACGTGTCTAGGTATATTTTACAGCAGGATCAATATAACGGCGTTAATGTATTGATACAATATTATCAAATGGAACCCAGATGGACAATTAGACAATTGCTGCTACAGTCATTCGGAGTAATGTGTAGTCTGGACTCTGTGATCTTAACCATAATGTTGAATAGCGTACTACCAATGGAGCTAGCAAG GGATATGAGAAGTAATCCTAGAAATGtgacaaaattaaattattcttcattATTACTTACTATGATTTTTTCAATGGGTGAACCCATGCCAGTTACGCATTTGG AGCAATTAGGCCCAGACTTCATAGCCTTTATTCTGGACTTAATAGAAAATCCTCCAGACATGGATTTAGAAGATCAGATTTCAGACCTGTTTGTGAATTTGATATTGTCCTACAATTTACAATTCACAAATTCAGAGAACATTGTTCTGAATGCGTTAAAGGAGAAATCATTGGCGAAAATATTTACTGAGAAAAATTTGCTCCTTTTCAATAGAGAAG AGGATCCAGTGAGAATATTCGACCATGAGCCGCCTCCTCCGCATTCTGTACTGAAATTGTTCATTGATCTTTTCAGTAATGATGTGACAGCAGGTCTCTTTTATACCAATGATGTCAAAgttttaattgatattatattacgGCAACTGTATGATATGTTTCCTGGGGATAAG CGTAGGCAGTACTTAGAATTATGTAGACGAGTACTTCGCAACTCCAGCTACGACGAACACAAATATCGCTCCGAGGACCTACTAAAATGTTTTACAAg GATACTGTGCGAGGAAACTGAAGAGAGCCAAGAAGACCAACAATTGGTACGCGAGATCAGCAATGAATTTCCACATTTGTTCAAAATGTGA